The Micromonospora sp. WMMD961 genome has a segment encoding these proteins:
- the xseA gene encoding exodeoxyribonuclease VII large subunit, producing the protein MGEGAGAGAGARSSAEEPWPVRVVSQKVGAWIAKLGWVWVDGQVAQISRRPGASTVFLTLRDPSADLSLTVTTNRDVLDAGAPELREGARVVLHAKPEFYAARGTLSLRADEIRQVGLGELLARLEKLKKLLAAEGLFDRARKRRLPFLPGRIGLITGRASAAERDVLTNARRRWPAVEFRTVNVAVQGPSAVPQIVDALKVLDADPSIDVIIIARGGGGIEDLLPFSDEALCRAVFGCRTPVVSAIGHETDAPLIDYVADVRASTPTDAAKRVVPDLTEEVRLIGQARHRLERAVRNLVDRETHRLDGLRSRPVLARPQVMVEQRATELTALRQRAGRCLEHRLSAADDELRHTLARLRALSPAATLDRGYAIVQRADGHVVRAAAEVGKGDPLRVRLADGELAATVEG; encoded by the coding sequence ATGGGTGAGGGGGCAGGCGCGGGGGCGGGAGCGCGAAGCAGCGCCGAGGAGCCTTGGCCGGTGCGGGTGGTCAGCCAGAAGGTGGGGGCATGGATCGCCAAGCTGGGCTGGGTGTGGGTGGACGGGCAGGTCGCGCAGATCAGCCGCCGCCCCGGAGCCAGCACCGTGTTTCTCACCCTGCGTGACCCGTCGGCGGATCTGAGCCTGACCGTCACCACCAATCGGGACGTGCTGGACGCCGGCGCGCCGGAGCTGCGCGAGGGTGCCCGCGTGGTGCTGCACGCCAAGCCGGAGTTCTACGCCGCCCGGGGCACACTGAGCCTACGGGCCGACGAGATCCGCCAGGTGGGGCTCGGGGAGCTGCTGGCCCGGCTGGAGAAGCTCAAGAAGCTGCTCGCCGCCGAAGGGCTCTTCGACAGGGCCCGCAAGCGCCGACTGCCGTTCCTGCCCGGTCGCATCGGCCTCATCACCGGTCGCGCGTCGGCGGCCGAGCGGGACGTGCTGACCAATGCCCGGCGGCGCTGGCCCGCTGTGGAGTTCCGCACTGTCAACGTCGCCGTGCAGGGCCCGTCCGCCGTGCCGCAGATCGTGGACGCGCTCAAGGTGCTGGACGCCGACCCGAGCATCGACGTGATCATCATCGCCCGGGGCGGTGGCGGCATCGAGGACCTGCTGCCCTTCTCCGACGAGGCGCTCTGCCGCGCGGTGTTCGGCTGCCGTACGCCGGTGGTCAGCGCGATCGGCCACGAGACCGACGCGCCGCTGATCGACTACGTCGCCGACGTCCGCGCCTCCACCCCGACCGACGCGGCCAAGCGGGTAGTCCCCGACCTCACCGAGGAGGTACGCCTCATCGGCCAGGCCCGGCACCGTCTCGAACGGGCGGTCCGCAACCTGGTGGACCGGGAGACCCACCGGCTCGACGGGCTGCGGTCCCGGCCGGTGCTGGCCCGTCCGCAGGTGATGGTGGAGCAACGGGCGACCGAGCTGACCGCGTTGCGCCAGCGGGCCGGCCGCTGCCTGGAACACCGGCTCTCCGCCGCCGACGACGAGCTGCGGCACACCCTGGCGCGGCTGCGCGCACTCTCCCCCGCCGCCACCCTCGACCGGGGGTACGCGATCGTGCAGCGCGCGGACGGCCACGTGGTCCGCGCGGCGGCGGAGGTCGGCAAGGGCGACCCGCTGCGGGTACGGCTGGCCGACGGCGAGCTGGCCGCCACGGTCGAAGGGTGA
- a CDS encoding 4-hydroxy-3-methylbut-2-enyl diphosphate reductase — protein sequence MTEAEATPRTGKRVLLAKPRGYCAGVDRAVQTVEEALKLYGAPIYVRKQIVHNKHVVQTLEAQGAIFVEENEEVPEGSTVIFSAHGVAPEVYEQARARSLKAIDATCPLVTKVHHEAKRFAAEDYDILLIGHEGHEEVIGTAGEAPAHIQLVDGPDGADKVTVRDPEKVVWLSQTTLSVDETLETVARLKQRLPLLQSPPSDDICYATSNRQHVVKEIAADCDVVIVVGSTNSSNSVRLVEVALDAGARAGHLVDFAHEIDDAWLEGATTVGLTSGASVPDDLVQDVLTYLADRGFGDVEEITTANERLTFSLPQELRRDMKAAAARG from the coding sequence GTGACTGAGGCTGAGGCGACCCCCCGGACCGGCAAGCGCGTGCTCCTGGCCAAGCCCCGTGGTTACTGCGCTGGCGTCGACCGCGCGGTGCAGACCGTCGAGGAGGCGCTCAAGCTCTACGGCGCCCCGATCTACGTGCGCAAGCAGATCGTGCACAACAAGCACGTCGTGCAGACCCTGGAGGCCCAGGGCGCGATCTTCGTGGAGGAGAACGAGGAGGTGCCGGAGGGGTCCACCGTCATCTTCTCCGCGCACGGCGTGGCCCCCGAGGTCTACGAGCAGGCCAGGGCGCGTTCGTTGAAGGCGATCGACGCGACCTGCCCGCTGGTCACCAAGGTGCACCACGAGGCGAAGCGGTTCGCCGCCGAGGACTACGACATCCTGCTCATCGGTCACGAGGGGCACGAAGAGGTCATCGGCACCGCAGGCGAGGCCCCCGCGCACATCCAGTTGGTGGACGGCCCGGACGGCGCCGACAAGGTCACCGTCCGTGATCCGGAGAAGGTGGTCTGGCTCTCCCAGACCACGCTCTCGGTCGACGAGACGCTGGAGACGGTGGCCCGCCTCAAGCAGCGGCTGCCACTGCTGCAGTCGCCGCCCAGCGACGACATCTGCTATGCCACCTCCAACCGGCAGCACGTGGTCAAGGAGATCGCCGCCGACTGCGACGTGGTGATCGTCGTCGGTTCGACCAACTCCTCCAACTCGGTTCGCCTGGTCGAGGTCGCCCTGGACGCGGGTGCCCGTGCCGGTCATTTGGTCGACTTCGCCCACGAGATCGACGACGCCTGGCTGGAGGGGGCCACCACGGTGGGCCTGACCTCCGGCGCGAGCGTCCCGGACGACCTGGTCCAGGATGTGCTGACCTACCTCGCCGACCGAGGCTTCGGCGACGTCGAGGAGATCACCACCGCCAACGAGCGGCTCACGTTCTCGCTTCCGCAGGAGTTGAGGCGGGACATGAAGGCCGCCGCGGCGCGCGGCTGA